The following coding sequences lie in one Arthrobacter sp. SLBN-122 genomic window:
- a CDS encoding acetate kinase, producing the protein MLVLVINSGSSSLKYQVRDVTAGTVLTEGLIEKIGMGNGGGGDGEIVGPRDHAEALEQVDAAIHQELGDLELAAVGHRVVHGGERFAEPVLVDNEITRAIERLNPLAPLHNPANVLGIRAITKKWPTMPQVAVFDTAFHRTLPEHAWRYAVPDELYTNHGIRRYGFHGTSHEYVARRSAALLDLPIEEFDGVIAHLGNGASVTAIRGGRSVDTSMGFTPLEGLVMGTRSGDLDPSILVFLGRAGWTPEDIDTMLNRESGLKGLAGNNDMRSVVEASESGDGKAAMALAVASYRLAKYIGGYHVAVGGAKALVFTAGIGENSQQFRALVADKLGALGIELDGGLNAERSKEPRVISTPSSAIPVLVVPTDEERAIAEATAAVVGSSTAP; encoded by the coding sequence ATGCTCGTGCTCGTCATCAACTCCGGTTCGTCGTCCCTGAAGTACCAGGTCCGTGATGTGACGGCCGGGACGGTCCTCACCGAGGGGCTGATCGAGAAGATCGGCATGGGCAACGGCGGCGGCGGAGACGGCGAGATCGTGGGCCCGCGGGACCACGCGGAGGCACTGGAGCAGGTGGACGCGGCCATCCACCAGGAGCTGGGCGACCTCGAGCTGGCCGCGGTGGGGCACCGGGTGGTCCACGGCGGCGAGCGGTTCGCCGAACCCGTGCTGGTGGACAACGAGATCACCCGCGCCATCGAACGCCTCAACCCGCTGGCCCCGCTGCACAACCCCGCCAACGTCCTGGGCATCCGTGCCATCACCAAAAAGTGGCCCACAATGCCGCAGGTGGCCGTTTTCGACACCGCCTTCCACCGGACCCTGCCGGAGCACGCCTGGCGCTACGCAGTCCCGGACGAGCTGTACACCAACCACGGCATCCGCCGCTACGGCTTCCACGGGACCTCGCACGAGTACGTGGCGCGCCGGTCGGCCGCGCTGCTGGACCTCCCCATCGAGGAGTTCGACGGCGTCATCGCCCACCTCGGCAACGGCGCCTCCGTCACCGCCATCCGTGGAGGGCGGTCCGTGGACACCTCCATGGGCTTCACCCCTCTCGAGGGCCTGGTCATGGGCACCCGCTCCGGCGACCTGGACCCCTCCATCCTGGTGTTCCTTGGCCGCGCCGGCTGGACGCCCGAGGACATCGACACCATGCTCAACCGGGAATCGGGGCTGAAGGGCCTGGCCGGCAACAATGACATGCGCTCGGTGGTGGAAGCCTCCGAGTCCGGTGACGGGAAGGCCGCGATGGCCCTCGCGGTGGCGTCCTACCGCCTGGCCAAATACATCGGCGGCTACCACGTGGCCGTCGGCGGGGCCAAGGCGCTGGTGTTCACGGCCGGCATCGGCGAGAACTCCCAGCAGTTCCGTGCTTTGGTGGCGGACAAGCTGGGCGCCTTGGGCATCGAGCTCGACGGCGGCCTGAACGCCGAGCGGTCAAAGGAGCCGCGCGTCATTTCCACGCCGTCCTCCGCGATTCCCGTCCTGGTGGTGCCCACGGATGAGGAACGTGCCATCGCAGAGGCGACAGCCGCCGTCGTCGGATCATCGACTGCTCCATAA
- a CDS encoding fumarylacetoacetate hydrolase family protein has translation MNAISPEEVQGVLPEDADQALLIGRVWDVESGGPRVVAVSGGSIFDLHRVAGTVAELLELPDPAAAVRSALADPSLAEPRWEAAAVVNASLAGDSTRTRLLAPVDLQVIKACGVTFVDSMIERVIEERCAGDAGRAAEVRELVGRALGGSISALRPGSPEAAEAKRVLISEGLWSQYLEVGIGPDPEVFTKAPVLSSVGLGAGIGIPAFSSWNNPEPELVLIATSAGNVVGATLGNDVNLRDVEGRSALLLGKAKDNNASSALGPFIRLFDGAFTLDTLRDEEILLRVEGPDGYLLEGRNSVARISRPFEELVAATYGKHHQYPDGFALFTGTLFAPTQDRDVPGEGFTHKHGDLVTIRSRHLGALVNRVGPCEELPEWSFGLRRLFAYLAAQRQGARA, from the coding sequence GTGAACGCCATAAGCCCTGAAGAAGTCCAGGGAGTCCTTCCCGAGGATGCGGACCAGGCCCTGCTGATCGGGCGGGTCTGGGATGTGGAGAGTGGCGGCCCGCGCGTTGTCGCCGTCAGCGGGGGCAGCATCTTTGATCTGCACCGCGTGGCCGGAACCGTCGCGGAGCTCCTGGAGCTCCCGGACCCGGCAGCCGCCGTCCGCTCCGCCCTCGCGGATCCCAGCCTGGCGGAACCGCGGTGGGAGGCGGCCGCCGTCGTCAACGCTTCCCTGGCGGGCGACAGCACCCGGACCAGGCTGCTGGCCCCCGTGGACCTCCAGGTCATCAAGGCCTGCGGCGTCACGTTCGTGGACAGCATGATCGAGCGGGTCATCGAGGAGCGCTGTGCCGGTGACGCTGGACGTGCAGCCGAAGTGCGGGAACTGGTGGGGCGCGCCCTGGGCGGAAGCATCTCCGCCCTGCGGCCGGGATCGCCGGAAGCCGCCGAGGCCAAACGCGTCCTGATCTCCGAAGGCCTGTGGTCGCAGTACCTGGAGGTGGGGATCGGCCCGGACCCGGAGGTCTTCACCAAGGCCCCGGTCCTGTCCTCGGTGGGCCTGGGAGCTGGCATCGGGATCCCGGCCTTTTCGTCCTGGAACAACCCCGAGCCTGAGCTGGTCCTGATCGCCACCTCCGCCGGCAACGTGGTGGGCGCAACGCTGGGCAACGACGTGAACCTGCGCGATGTGGAAGGCAGGAGCGCGCTGCTGCTGGGCAAGGCCAAGGACAACAACGCCTCCAGCGCGCTGGGCCCGTTCATCCGGCTCTTCGACGGCGCCTTCACGCTGGATACGCTGCGCGATGAGGAGATCCTCCTGCGCGTTGAGGGCCCGGACGGCTACCTGCTGGAGGGCCGGAACAGCGTTGCCCGGATCAGCAGGCCGTTCGAGGAGCTTGTGGCCGCGACCTATGGAAAGCACCACCAGTATCCGGACGGGTTCGCGCTCTTCACGGGGACGCTGTTCGCCCCAACGCAGGACCGCGATGTGCCGGGGGAGGGCTTCACGCACAAACACGGCGACCTGGTGACCATCCGCAGCCGGCACCTCGGTGCCCTGGTGAACAGGGTGGGCCCGTGCGAGGAGCTTCCGGAATGGTCGTTCGGCCTTCGCCGGCTGTTCGCTTACCTGGCCGCGCAGCGGCAGGGGGCCCGGGCGTAG
- a CDS encoding aldehyde dehydrogenase (NADP(+)): protein MNTAPEGTAVLADPTTVGQLDAAVTAAHRAFEQARLADPQRRASWLDAIAAGLEQDAAGLVETAVAETHLGAARLEGELKRTVFQLRLFAAEIRQGEHFDATIDHADPDWPMGPRPDLRRCNVPLGVVGVFGASNFPFAFSVMGGDSASALAAGCAVVHKAHDAHARLAARTVRTVVDALESAGAPSGLFAMVTGRQAGEALVDHSLVKAIGFTGSTAGGRALLNRIAARPEPIPFFGELGGINAVFVTGKAWATRRAEILAGYAASFTLGMGQFCTKPGLLFIPAGQADGIRRELEQALSGFTPARLLSPRLHDGYAGAVTRLRDSGGVEVLVEGNFAEEPAPTVLLTTATDVRKNPELLRQEMFGPASLVVEYGDESELPALAGLLEGQLTTTLQAEAEDDVDALAARLADISGRVLWNGWPTGVTVSYAQHHGGPYPATTSNTTSVGTAAIRRFLRPLAYQSFPAQRLPEPLRDNNPWQVPQRVDGVWQRPSVPAAGSVAAREDKQ from the coding sequence ATGAACACGGCGCCGGAAGGAACTGCCGTCCTTGCCGACCCCACCACCGTGGGGCAGCTGGACGCGGCGGTCACTGCCGCCCACCGTGCCTTCGAACAGGCCCGGCTGGCGGACCCGCAGCGGCGCGCATCATGGCTGGACGCCATTGCCGCCGGCCTGGAGCAGGATGCTGCGGGGCTGGTGGAGACCGCCGTCGCGGAAACGCACCTTGGGGCGGCCCGGCTGGAAGGGGAACTGAAGCGCACCGTGTTCCAGCTGCGGCTCTTCGCAGCGGAAATCCGCCAGGGTGAGCACTTCGACGCCACCATCGACCACGCCGATCCCGACTGGCCCATGGGCCCGCGCCCTGACCTTCGGCGCTGCAACGTTCCGCTCGGCGTCGTTGGCGTCTTCGGTGCCTCCAACTTCCCCTTTGCGTTCAGCGTGATGGGCGGGGACAGCGCGTCGGCCCTGGCCGCTGGCTGCGCCGTGGTCCACAAGGCGCACGACGCGCACGCACGGCTTGCTGCCCGGACCGTGCGCACGGTGGTCGACGCGCTGGAAAGTGCCGGGGCGCCGTCGGGCCTGTTCGCTATGGTGACCGGACGGCAGGCCGGCGAGGCACTCGTTGACCACTCCCTGGTCAAGGCCATCGGCTTCACCGGCTCCACGGCCGGCGGCCGGGCTCTGCTCAACCGCATCGCTGCCCGCCCGGAACCCATCCCGTTCTTCGGCGAACTGGGCGGCATCAACGCCGTCTTCGTCACGGGCAAGGCCTGGGCAACCCGGCGGGCGGAAATCCTTGCCGGCTACGCTGCCTCATTCACTCTGGGAATGGGCCAGTTCTGCACCAAGCCCGGGCTCCTGTTCATCCCCGCGGGACAGGCTGATGGCATCCGCCGCGAGCTGGAGCAGGCCCTGTCAGGGTTTACCCCCGCCCGGCTGCTCAGCCCCCGCCTGCACGATGGTTACGCCGGTGCCGTTACCCGGCTCCGGGACAGCGGCGGCGTTGAGGTCCTGGTGGAAGGCAACTTTGCCGAGGAACCGGCCCCCACGGTCCTGCTCACCACCGCAACGGACGTCCGGAAGAACCCGGAGCTGCTCCGCCAGGAAATGTTCGGCCCGGCCAGCCTGGTGGTCGAATACGGTGACGAATCCGAGTTGCCGGCCCTGGCGGGGCTGCTGGAAGGGCAGCTGACCACCACGCTGCAGGCTGAAGCTGAGGACGACGTGGACGCGCTCGCCGCCAGGCTGGCGGACATCAGCGGCAGGGTCCTGTGGAACGGCTGGCCCACCGGGGTCACCGTCAGCTACGCCCAGCACCACGGCGGGCCCTACCCGGCCACCACCTCAAACACCACCTCGGTGGGGACGGCAGCGATCCGCCGCTTCCTGCGGCCCCTGGCGTACCAGTCATTCCCGGCGCAGCGCCTGCCTGAACCGTTGCGGGATAACAATCCCTGGCAGGTGCCGCAAAGGGTCGACGGCGTCTGGCAGCGCCCGTCCGTCCCCGCGGCCGGGTCCGTGGCCGCCAGGGAGGACAAGCAGTGA
- a CDS encoding enolase C-terminal domain-like protein, protein MPSITSVKTQDVRFPTSLELDGSDAVNVDPDYSAAYVVIRTDAGDEGHGFVFSCGRGNDILTSAIDAYARLLVGRDIDELISDLGAASKLLVHDSQLRWLGPEKGVTQMACGALVSALWDIRARRENKPLWLLLAEMTPEELVSVVDFTHTRDALSPEEALEILRAGQEGKAERIAALKADGFPAYTTSPGWLGYSDEKLVRLSKEAAAEGFSMIKLKVGGDINDDRRRMDLAREAVGALPIAIDANQRWEVSEAVEWVNQLAEFNPYWIEEPTSTDDILGHAEIRRGVSPVRVATGEAVASRIVFKQLLQASAIDVLQLDSTRVAGVNENIAILLLAAKFGVPVCPHAGGVGLCELVQHFSFFDYAVVARSQENRMIEFVDHLHEHFAEPVRIIDGRYAAPALPGTGAEMFAASRTRWEFPNGAGWQEVGTRAAVTGGSVAAAAGAGR, encoded by the coding sequence ATGCCTTCCATTACGTCCGTCAAGACCCAGGACGTCCGTTTTCCCACATCCCTTGAACTTGACGGTTCCGATGCGGTCAACGTCGACCCCGATTACTCCGCCGCCTACGTGGTCATCCGCACTGATGCGGGCGACGAGGGCCACGGCTTTGTCTTCAGCTGCGGCCGCGGCAATGACATCCTGACGTCGGCCATTGACGCCTACGCACGACTTCTGGTGGGCCGCGACATCGACGAGCTGATCTCTGACCTGGGTGCCGCCTCCAAGCTCCTGGTCCACGACTCCCAGCTCCGTTGGCTGGGTCCCGAAAAGGGCGTCACCCAGATGGCGTGCGGCGCCCTGGTCAGCGCCCTGTGGGACATCCGCGCCCGCCGTGAAAACAAGCCGCTCTGGCTCCTCCTTGCCGAGATGACGCCCGAGGAACTGGTCAGCGTGGTGGACTTCACCCACACCCGGGACGCCCTCAGCCCCGAGGAAGCACTGGAGATCCTCCGCGCCGGCCAGGAAGGCAAGGCCGAACGGATCGCCGCCCTCAAGGCTGACGGCTTCCCTGCCTACACCACCTCCCCGGGCTGGCTCGGCTACAGCGACGAGAAGCTGGTCCGGCTGAGCAAGGAAGCGGCGGCGGAGGGCTTTTCCATGATCAAGCTCAAAGTGGGCGGTGACATCAACGATGACCGCCGGCGCATGGACCTGGCCCGCGAGGCCGTGGGCGCCCTGCCCATCGCGATCGACGCCAACCAGCGCTGGGAAGTGTCCGAGGCCGTTGAGTGGGTCAACCAGTTGGCTGAATTCAACCCCTACTGGATTGAAGAGCCCACCAGCACGGACGACATCTTGGGCCATGCCGAGATCCGCAGGGGTGTCAGCCCGGTTCGGGTTGCCACCGGAGAGGCCGTGGCGAGCCGGATTGTCTTCAAGCAGCTCCTCCAGGCCAGTGCCATCGACGTCCTCCAGCTTGACTCCACCCGAGTGGCCGGCGTCAACGAGAACATCGCCATCCTGCTGCTCGCGGCCAAATTCGGGGTTCCCGTCTGCCCCCACGCCGGGGGAGTGGGCCTGTGCGAACTGGTCCAGCACTTCTCCTTCTTCGACTACGCCGTGGTGGCCCGCAGCCAGGAAAACCGCATGATCGAATTCGTTGACCACCTGCACGAGCACTTCGCCGAACCCGTCCGGATCATCGACGGCCGCTATGCCGCCCCCGCACTTCCCGGTACCGGCGCCGAGATGTTTGCCGCCTCCCGCACCCGCTGGGAATTCCCCAACGGTGCAGGGTGGCAGGAAGTGGGCACCCGAGCCGCCGTCACCGGTGGCTCGGTGGCCGCGGCAGCAGGAGCCGGCCGATGA
- a CDS encoding GntR family transcriptional regulator, whose amino-acid sequence MPPRQPSEVPRGKAAVPDVYTAMRASILDGEIAPGTRINIDAVARSLGVSQTPVREVLQRLEGDNLVVYNPGRGYSTTPLLDLPELRSLFEFRLLVEPWAARAAAVDRLANPAGTLERELAGFRDAMKRSRDLRQDLVAHDTRFHDTILAASGNPVVRHAFAQTHCHLHTFRLYPADVDGAITVAEHTAVREAIEACDPERAEAAMTTHIRNSFDRFAKAFEGELAPLEDSGPPRRRIVTG is encoded by the coding sequence GTGCCCCCACGTCAACCATCCGAAGTTCCGCGCGGCAAGGCGGCCGTGCCCGACGTCTATACGGCCATGCGCGCCTCCATCCTCGACGGCGAAATTGCCCCGGGGACCCGCATCAACATTGATGCCGTGGCCCGGAGCCTGGGGGTTTCGCAGACTCCAGTCCGCGAAGTGCTCCAGCGGCTCGAGGGCGACAACCTGGTGGTCTACAACCCCGGCAGGGGCTACAGCACCACCCCGCTCCTGGACCTGCCGGAACTGCGCTCGCTGTTCGAGTTCAGGCTCCTGGTGGAACCCTGGGCAGCGCGTGCGGCTGCGGTGGACCGCCTGGCCAATCCGGCAGGGACGCTGGAAAGGGAGCTGGCAGGCTTCCGGGACGCCATGAAGCGCAGCAGGGACCTGCGGCAGGATCTGGTGGCCCACGACACCCGCTTCCACGACACCATCCTGGCCGCCTCCGGCAACCCGGTGGTCCGGCACGCCTTTGCCCAGACGCACTGCCACCTGCACACCTTCAGGCTCTACCCTGCGGACGTGGACGGCGCCATCACCGTCGCTGAGCACACCGCCGTGCGCGAGGCAATCGAGGCCTGCGATCCCGAGCGGGCCGAGGCGGCCATGACCACCCACATCCGCAACTCCTTCGACAGGTTTGCCAAGGCCTTCGAGGGCGAACTTGCTCCCCTGGAGGACAGCGGCCCGCCGCGGCGGCGGATTGTCACCGGCTAG
- a CDS encoding MFS transporter, giving the protein MTTLGSKTSIANQARQPRMMTRKRWVIIWLAFIGLSINYLDRSSLSVALPFMGKDFELTATQQGLIFAAFFWAYDFFQLAAGWYVDKVGPRRSFSLAAVWWSVFTMVTAAASSFWSLFAARFLLGVGESPAPSTAAKVVATWFPVRERAFATSIWDSGSRVGAVIALPIVTLIVAFTSWHAVFIIIGVLGIIWAAVWWKYYRSPEEHTGANAAEISYIQEGGARGAASDDEGAAKLPWRSLFKYRTILSMMFGFFCLNSAIYFFITFFPSYLVKERGFDLLKLGFFGAIPGICAVLFGWLGGYLADRAVRAGSPVSKVRKTAIAGGLAGGSVIMFAALVPEAWMALALLSVAYSSLTVAATGIWSLPADVAPSSRHVGSIGGLQNFASNLAGIFTPILIGVLVDQTGSFVAPLAVIGAVSLIGAANYLFVIGKIEPLKVPAAA; this is encoded by the coding sequence ATGACTACGCTCGGAAGTAAGACATCCATTGCCAACCAGGCCCGGCAGCCCCGCATGATGACCCGCAAACGCTGGGTCATCATCTGGCTCGCCTTCATAGGCCTCAGCATCAACTACCTGGACCGTTCCAGCCTCAGCGTTGCCCTGCCGTTCATGGGCAAGGATTTTGAACTCACCGCCACCCAGCAGGGGCTGATCTTTGCGGCCTTCTTCTGGGCCTACGACTTCTTCCAGCTCGCCGCCGGCTGGTACGTAGACAAAGTGGGCCCCCGCCGCTCGTTCTCACTGGCCGCCGTGTGGTGGTCCGTCTTCACCATGGTCACTGCCGCGGCCTCCAGCTTCTGGTCACTTTTCGCGGCCCGTTTCCTCCTGGGTGTCGGCGAGAGCCCGGCCCCCAGCACGGCGGCCAAGGTGGTAGCCACCTGGTTCCCGGTCCGCGAACGCGCCTTCGCCACCAGCATCTGGGACTCCGGCTCGCGCGTCGGGGCAGTCATCGCCCTGCCGATCGTCACCCTGATCGTCGCCTTCACTTCCTGGCACGCGGTGTTCATCATCATCGGCGTCCTGGGCATCATCTGGGCCGCCGTCTGGTGGAAGTACTACCGCAGCCCGGAGGAGCACACCGGCGCCAATGCCGCCGAAATCAGCTACATCCAGGAGGGCGGCGCCCGCGGCGCGGCAAGCGATGACGAGGGCGCGGCCAAACTCCCCTGGCGTTCGCTCTTCAAGTACCGCACCATCCTGAGCATGATGTTCGGCTTCTTCTGCCTGAACAGCGCCATCTACTTCTTCATCACGTTCTTCCCCAGCTACCTGGTCAAGGAACGCGGCTTTGACCTGCTCAAGCTGGGCTTCTTCGGCGCCATCCCCGGCATCTGCGCCGTCCTGTTCGGCTGGCTGGGCGGCTACCTTGCCGACCGTGCCGTCCGGGCCGGGTCCCCGGTCAGCAAGGTCCGTAAAACGGCCATCGCCGGTGGCCTGGCGGGCGGTTCCGTGATCATGTTTGCGGCACTGGTTCCGGAAGCCTGGATGGCACTGGCACTGCTGTCCGTCGCCTACTCCAGCCTCACCGTGGCGGCAACCGGCATCTGGTCGCTGCCGGCGGACGTGGCCCCCAGCTCCCGCCACGTCGGCTCCATCGGCGGGTTGCAGAACTTCGCGTCCAACCTGGCCGGCATCTTCACGCCCATCCTGATCGGCGTGCTGGTTGACCAGACCGGATCCTTCGTGGCGCCGCTGGCCGTCATCGGCGCAGTCTCCCTCATTGGCGCAGCCAACTACCTGTTCGTCATCGGCAAGATCGAGCCGCTGAAGGTCCCGGCAGCGGCCTAA
- the pta gene encoding phosphate acetyltransferase: MAKGIYVSATTPGSGKSLIALGLADTLHRHADRIGFFKPVVHGPSAANDPMLALMKSRFALEDDRCRGGLTYDEVRALLAEGNRAEIDARCVEIFADIARHCDVVIVEGTDLVGQDSAVEFDLNARLANNLATPVVAVVGAKGRTVPETAAAVEVARKELAAEKCALLAIMVNRADADDLDAIAAALKPGASGRPVYILPELEEIARPTTGEVALALGVRQIAGTPDMERDVRDIKVAAMNVGNFLNVLDEGALVIVPGDRADVMVACLASSFSPEFPVASALILTGGLAPDANIYPLLAQAPFPVFATEDDTYQTARRVSEVRSEIWSGHRRKVASALGLWSRRVDETELVERLHLPRAERMTPLRFLHDLIERARAQRRHVVLPEGTDVRILRAAEILHRRDVCDLTLLGPESDIRELAAANGIDLAGINVIDPATSELRLKFAEKYAELRAHKGVDLPKALEIMQDVSYFGTMMVQLGVVDGMVSGAAHTTAHTIRPALEFVKTREGVKIVSSVFLMLMPDRVLVYGDCAVNPDPNVEQLADIALASAETAAQFGVEPRVAMLSYSTGGSGSGEAVDEVRQATELVRTRRPDLAVEGPIQYDAAVDASIAASKMPGSSVAGQATVFIFPDLNTGNNTYKAVQQSSGAVAVGPVLQGLRKPVNDLSRGCTVEDIVNTVAITAIQAQAPGPAEGAVQAEVSAQAQPAS, from the coding sequence ATGGCAAAAGGCATCTACGTCAGCGCAACCACCCCGGGATCGGGCAAGTCCCTGATAGCCCTGGGCCTGGCCGATACGCTGCACCGGCACGCGGACAGGATCGGCTTCTTCAAGCCGGTGGTCCACGGGCCCTCGGCAGCGAACGACCCCATGCTGGCGCTGATGAAGTCCCGGTTTGCCCTGGAGGATGACCGGTGCCGCGGCGGCCTGACGTACGACGAGGTCCGCGCGCTGCTTGCTGAGGGAAACCGGGCGGAGATCGACGCCAGGTGCGTGGAGATCTTTGCGGACATCGCCCGCCACTGCGACGTGGTGATCGTCGAAGGCACCGACCTGGTGGGCCAGGATTCCGCCGTCGAATTCGACCTCAACGCCCGGCTTGCCAACAACCTCGCCACACCCGTGGTGGCCGTGGTGGGCGCCAAGGGGCGCACCGTTCCCGAGACCGCGGCCGCCGTCGAGGTTGCGCGCAAGGAACTTGCCGCCGAAAAATGCGCGCTCCTGGCCATCATGGTCAACCGGGCGGACGCCGATGACTTGGACGCCATTGCGGCTGCCCTGAAGCCGGGTGCCTCCGGCCGGCCTGTTTACATCCTGCCGGAACTGGAGGAGATCGCCCGGCCTACCACCGGCGAGGTGGCCCTGGCGCTGGGCGTGCGGCAGATCGCGGGAACTCCGGACATGGAACGCGACGTCAGGGACATCAAGGTGGCCGCCATGAACGTGGGCAACTTCCTGAATGTGCTCGATGAAGGCGCCCTGGTGATTGTGCCGGGGGACCGGGCGGACGTGATGGTGGCCTGCCTGGCATCCTCCTTCTCGCCTGAGTTCCCGGTGGCCTCGGCCCTCATCCTCACCGGCGGCCTGGCCCCGGACGCGAACATCTACCCGCTCCTGGCACAGGCGCCGTTCCCGGTGTTCGCCACGGAAGATGACACCTACCAGACCGCCCGCCGGGTCTCCGAGGTCCGCAGCGAGATCTGGTCCGGCCACCGGCGCAAGGTGGCCTCCGCCCTGGGGCTCTGGTCCCGGCGGGTTGATGAAACCGAGCTGGTGGAGCGCCTGCACCTGCCCCGGGCAGAGCGGATGACGCCGCTGCGTTTCCTGCACGACCTCATCGAGCGCGCCCGGGCGCAGCGGCGCCATGTTGTCCTGCCGGAGGGAACCGATGTCCGGATCCTGCGGGCAGCCGAAATCCTGCACCGCCGCGATGTCTGCGACCTGACGCTGCTGGGCCCCGAATCCGACATCCGGGAACTGGCTGCCGCCAACGGCATCGATTTGGCCGGCATCAACGTCATCGACCCGGCCACCTCCGAGCTGCGCCTGAAGTTCGCCGAAAAGTACGCCGAGCTTCGGGCGCACAAGGGCGTGGACCTGCCCAAGGCCCTGGAAATCATGCAGGACGTGAGCTACTTCGGCACCATGATGGTCCAGCTGGGCGTGGTGGACGGCATGGTCTCCGGCGCGGCCCACACCACCGCGCACACCATCCGGCCGGCCCTGGAGTTTGTGAAGACCCGTGAGGGCGTGAAGATCGTGTCCTCGGTGTTCCTGATGCTCATGCCGGACCGGGTGCTGGTCTACGGCGACTGCGCCGTGAACCCGGATCCCAACGTGGAGCAGCTGGCGGACATTGCCCTGGCCTCGGCCGAGACCGCCGCCCAGTTCGGCGTGGAGCCGCGGGTTGCCATGCTCTCCTATTCCACCGGCGGCTCGGGCTCGGGGGAGGCCGTGGACGAGGTGCGGCAGGCCACCGAGCTGGTGCGCACGCGCCGCCCGGACCTCGCAGTTGAGGGCCCCATCCAGTACGACGCCGCCGTGGACGCCTCGATCGCCGCGTCCAAGATGCCGGGCTCCTCGGTGGCAGGGCAGGCAACGGTGTTCATCTTCCCGGACCTGAACACCGGCAACAACACGTACAAGGCGGTGCAGCAGAGCTCGGGGGCCGTGGCCGTGGGCCCCGTCCTGCAGGGGCTGCGGAAGCCGGTCAACGACCTCTCCCGCGGCTGCACCGTGGAGGACATCGTGAACACGGTGGCCATCACGGCCATCCAGGCGCAGGCCCCGGGGCCGGCCGAGGGGGCCGTTCAGGCCGAAGTTTCGGCCCAGGCGCAGCCGGCCTCCTAG
- a CDS encoding hotdog fold thioesterase, producing the protein MAEATLSGATHPILENDYASEWMGIEVLALSDGHATIRMTLRQEMLNGFGMAHGGMIFAFGDTAFALACNPIHPAPGEEGTITVASGVDINFLKPAFRGQVLTAVADRRSSAGRSGLYDIQIFAADAAAPAAETQPSSPGELIAEFRGRSRTIPKK; encoded by the coding sequence ATGGCTGAAGCAACACTTTCCGGGGCCACCCACCCCATCCTGGAAAACGACTACGCCTCCGAATGGATGGGAATCGAGGTCCTCGCCCTCAGCGACGGCCACGCCACCATCCGGATGACCCTTCGGCAGGAAATGCTCAACGGATTCGGCATGGCCCACGGCGGAATGATCTTCGCGTTCGGGGACACCGCCTTCGCCCTCGCGTGCAACCCCATCCACCCTGCACCCGGCGAGGAAGGCACCATCACCGTGGCCTCCGGCGTCGACATCAACTTCCTCAAGCCCGCCTTCCGCGGCCAGGTGTTGACCGCCGTCGCCGACCGCCGCTCCAGTGCCGGGCGCAGCGGCCTGTACGACATCCAGATCTTCGCCGCCGACGCCGCCGCGCCGGCCGCCGAGACCCAACCCAGTTCCCCGGGCGAGCTCATCGCCGAGTTCCGCGGACGCAGCCGCACCATCCCCAAGAAGTAG